One genomic window of Fusarium verticillioides 7600 chromosome 2, whole genome shotgun sequence includes the following:
- a CDS encoding dynein heavy chain 1, cytosolic, protein MNPPEDGLSSKAATSPALFNRCVLNWFGDWSDQALFQVGHELTQSIDLDRSNFECPDTVPVAYRGLQLPPSHRETVVNSMVYIHYSLQRYNEKLFKQQGKVTFLTPRHFLDFVAQYVKLYNEKREDLEEQQRHLNVGLEKLRDTVDKVRDLRVSLAEKKKQLEQKDAEANEKLQRMVADQRLAEQEKTASLEIQAALDKQEVEVASRKKVVLEDLAKAEPAVEEAKASVSNIKRQHLTEVRSMGNPPQGVRLAMDAVCTLLGHRINDWKAVQGIVRKDDFIASILMFDNAKQMTKALRNKMRNDFLSNPEFTFEKVNRASKACGPLVQWVSAQVNYFDILDRVGPLKLEVEELEEKALNTKADAKAVQNKIADLESSINRYKTEYAALISETQSIKAEMSKVQFKVDRSVRLLDSLSSERVRWEEGSKSFEIQISTLVGDVLVAAAFLAYSGLYDQTSEKFLQRECKDRRLTVTSFLDDTFTKQLESSLRFGNPILIQDAEHLDPILNHVLNKEYQKTGGRVLIQLGKQEIDFSPAFKIYLSTRDPSATFAPDICSRTTFVNFTVTQSSLQTQSLNDVLKSERPDVDERRSNLIKLQGEFKVHLRQLEKRLLQALNESRGNILDDDNVIETLETLKTEAAEISGKMSSTEGVMAEVEEITQQYSIVARSCSAVFAVLEQLHYLNHFYQFSLQYFLDIFHSVLHGNKNLAGQTDHNVRRDVIVKDLFINTFKRTALGLLQKDRVTLGMLLAQASPYKMDKSLIDIILDNSVEGKDLSSDPDERDLAFTQAKKIGVLKEKLDAVPAEDWDKFFTEELAENAVPPIWDDRTEAMDRALLSLLLVKLFRMDRFVPAAERFVNEVFGSGIFDVVEDLKETVTQVSATLPISLVSSPGFDASYKVDNLVERMRVKCTNIAMGSNEGLASADKAISNAAQTGSWVLVKNVHLAPTWLQSLEKRMGSLNPHSDFRLFLSMESSLKIPVNLLRASRVLMYEQPAGVRANMKDSMSSLSTRATKSPVERTRLYLLLSFLHAVVQERLRYAPNLGWRGFWEFNDSDYECSAFIVDTWIDGVAGSRTNIAPQNIPWEMLRYMVTETYGGKIDDEGDFRLLSQLVTSFLTPAAYEVDHKLVDGPDGGLAVPSGTNLQDFNAWIHRLPEREPPTYLGLPANAEKLLLGDLGRSLIGNVRKVTELLDEGEQLVTDV, encoded by the exons ATGAACCCCCCCGAGGACGGCCTCTCTTCCAAGGCTGCTACCAGTCCTGCCTTGTTCAACCGTTGTGTTCTCAATTGGTTTGGTGACTGGTCCGACCAAGCCCTGTTCCAGGTCGGCCATGAGCTCACCCAGTCTATCGATCTGGACCGAAGCAATTTCGAATGCCCTGATACCGTCCCTGTGGCCTATCGTGGCCTGCAGCTGCCTCCATCCCATCGCGAGACCGTTGTCAACTCTATGGTTTACATTCACTACTCCTTGCAACGGTACAatgagaagctcttcaagcaACAGGGCAAGGTCACTTTCCTAACCCCTCGTCACTTCCTCGATTTCGTTGCCCAGTACGTCAAGCTTTATAACGAGAAACgggaggatctcgaggaaCAGCAACGCCACCTGAATGTTGGCCTAGAGAAGCTCAGAGACACTGTCGACAAGGTTCGAGATCTAAGAGTAAGCctggcagagaagaagaaacaactgGAGCAGAAGGATGCCGAGGCCAATGAGAAGCTGCAACGAATGGTGGCTGATCAGCGACTGGCggagcaagaaaagaccGCATCGCTTGAGATCCAGGCTGCTTTGGATAAgcaagaagttgaggttgcgtCACGGAAGAAGGTTGTGCTGGAGGATCTGGCAAAGGCAGAACCTGCGGTCGAGGAAGCAAAGGCTAGCGTCAGTAACATCAAGCGTCAACACTTGACTGAAGTCAGATCCATGGGCAATCCACCTCAAGGTGTGCGGCTTGCTATGGACGCCGTGTGTACGCTTCTTGGTCACAGGATCAACGATTGGAAGGCCGTACAGGGTATCGTACGAAAGGATGACTTCATCGCTAGCATTCTCATGTTCGACAACGCCAAGCAAATGACGAAGGCtctcaggaacaagatgcGTAACGATTTCCTGTCCAACCCTGAATTTACattcgagaaggtcaaccGCGCCTCGAAGGCCTGCGGACCCCTCGTTCAGTGGGTCAGCGCTCAAGTCAACTACTTCGACATTCTTGATCGTGTTGGCcctctcaagctcgaggTCGAGGAATTGGAGGAGAAAGCTCTGAACACCAAAGCAGACGCCAAGGCTGTGCAGAACAAGATTGCAGACCTGGAATCTAGCATAAATAGGTACAAGACGGAATATGCTGCGCTAATTAGCGAGACACAATCTATCAAAGCCGAGATGTCCAAGGTCCAGTTCAAGGTCGATCGCAGTGTTAGGCTTCTCGACAGCTTGTCCTCGGAACGAGTTCGCTGGGAAGAGGGAAGCAAGTCTTTTGAGATCCAAATCAGCACATTGGTCGGAGATgtccttgttgctgctgctttcttGGCCTACAGCGGCCTCTATGACCAGACTTCCgaaa AGTTCCTGCAGAGAGAATGCAAAGATCGACGCCTGACAGTGACTAGTTTCTTGGATGATACGTTTACCAAGCAACTCGAGAGTTCTCTTCGGTTCGGAAACCCCATCCTAATCCAGGATGCGGAGCATTTGGATCCCATCCTCAACCACGTCCTCAACAAGGAATACCAGAAGACAGGTGGCCGTGTCCTCATTCAACTGGGCAAGCAGGAGATCGACTTTTCGCCTGCCTTCAAGATCTATCTATCCACTCGTGACCCATCGGCTACTTTCGCTCCTGATATTTGCAGTCGAACCACTTTTGTCAACTTTACTGTCACACAGAGCAGTCTTCAGACTCAGTCTCTTAACGATGTACTCAAGTCTGAGCGTCCTGATGTTGACGAGCGGCGTtccaacctcatcaagcttcagggAGAGTTCAAGGTCCATTTGCGACAGCTGGAGAAACGACTACTTCAGGCCCTCAACGAGTCTCGTGGCAACAttctcgatgatgacaacGTCATTGAAACTCTAGAGACTCTCAAGACTGAGGCTGCAGAAATTTCTGGCAAGATGAGCAGCACCGAAggtgtcatggctgaagtcGAGGAGATTACACAACAGTACAGTATCGTCGCCCGATCATGTAGTGCCGTCTTTGCtgttcttgaacaactcCACTACCTCAACCATTTCTACCAATTCTCGCTCCAGTACTTCCTCGACATTTTCCATTCGGTGCTCCACGGAAACAAAAATTTGGCTGGCCAGACTGACCACAATGTCCGGCGTGATGTTATCGTCAAGGATCTTTTCATCAACACGTTCAAGCGAACCGCTCTGGGTCTGCTCCAGAAGGATCGGGTGACTCTTGGGATGCTCCTCGCACAGGCTTCGCCCTACAAGATGGACAAGTCTTTGATTgacatcatcctcgataACAGTGTTGAAGGTAAGGACCTCTCTTCAGATCCCGATGAGAGAGATCTGGCCTTCACCCAGGCTAAGAAGATTGGTGTTCTCAAGGAAAAATTGGACGCCGTCCCTGCTGAGGATTGGGATAAGTTCTTTACCGAGGAGTTAGCCGAGAACGCTGTGCCACCGATCTGGGATGATAGGACCGAGGCCATGGATCGAGCACTCCTGTCTCTTCTGCTCGTAAAGCTTTTCAGGATGGACCGGTTTGTTCCTGCTGCTGAACGTTTCGTCAACGAGGTTTTTGGCTCGGGCATCTTTGACGTCGTCGAAGACCTCAAAGAGACAGTTACTCAAGTGTCGGCTACATTGCCAATCTCTCTGGTGTCGAGCCCCGGTTTCGATGCCAGTTACAAGGTGGATAATTTGGTGGAGAGAATGCGTGTCAAGTGCACAAACATTGCCATGGGTTCCAATGAAGGCCTGGCCAGTGCGGACAAAGCAATTAGCAACGCCGCTCAAACGGGCTCATGGGTCTTGGTCAAGAACGTTCACTTGGCCCCTACCTGGCTACAGAGTCTGGAGAAGCGCATGGGGTCACTCAACCCTCACTCAGACTTCCGTCTGTTCCTGTCCATGGAGTCAAGCCTGAAGATCCCAGTCAACCTGCTCCGGGCCTCTCGCGTGCTCATGTACGAGCAACCCGCTGGTGTTAGGGCCAACATGAAGGACTCTATGTCTTCCCTGTCTACACGAGCTACCAAGAGCCCTGTCGAGAGAACTCGTCTTTACTTGCTTCTATCTTTCTTGCATGCAGTGGTGCAAGAAAGATTGCGATACGCACCCAATCTGGGTTGGAGGGGATTCTGGGAGTTTAATGATAGTGAT TATGAATGTTCTGCGTTCATCGTTGATACTTGGATTGACGGAGTGGCTGGAAGCCGGACCAATATTGCTCCCCAGAACATTCCTTGGGAGATGCTCCGCTACATGGTGACTGAGACTTACGGTGGCaagatcgatgatgaagggGACTTTAGACTGCTCTCTCAACTCGTCACATCGTTCTTGACTCCTGCCGCCTACGAAGTTGACCACAAACTCGTTGATGGGCCTGACGGCGGCCTTGCTGTGCCCTCCGGCACGAATCTACAGGACTTCAATGCTTGGATTCACCGCCTACCCGAGCGCGAGCcgcctacctaccttggcCTTCCTGCCAATGCTGAGAAACTCCTTCTCGGCGATCTTGGTCGAAGTTTGATTGGGAACGTGCGCAAGGTCACAGAGCTACTTGATGAAGGCGAGCAGTTGGTGACGGACGTGTAG